The Roseiconus lacunae genome window below encodes:
- a CDS encoding PSD1 and planctomycete cytochrome C domain-containing protein, with the protein MILSLRRLRTSLPTWIGIGLVCLPNPTSSANDAPVNFNREVRPILAKHCYACHGPDEETRAADLRLDTESGSRADLGGYRAIEPGDPEESELVLRITSDDDDLRMPPADSHRPLKASEIETIRRWIADGGKYERHWAFVPPTLPKVPRPRKSSVERSASWCRSPIDRFVIARLEQAGLSPNREADRVSLVRRLYLDLLGIVPPIDVVDGFLADKRPDAYERLVDQLLASPRYGERFGRSWLDLARYSDTNGYEKDRPRTIWPYRDWVIQAMNQDMPYDQFSIEQLAGDMLDDATLQQKIATGFHRNTMLNEEGGIDPLEYRFYAMVDRVATTGTVWMGLTTGCAQCHTHKFDPITHTDYFGLMALMNNADEPEMNADPASVVAKRQAIEHQADALERETVQQLLFADDKDPTASEQFDHWCQQRIDELSAWETLVPGEMKSTMPMLELLDDGSILASGDATKRDVYTLTMPPTDGKPITAIRLEALTHASLPARGPGLAFYEGRRGDFFLSELKVFAGEQSIELAVGTTSIPNSKPGNGKTYPGNVLDDDGSTGWSIPGGSGQTHRLVIPLAQPMTFENPWTIELLFERHYVAGLGRFRVSVTSDEQPQASVLPVEVQQQARLASESSEQLSKWPTDVLQTLAIEFLRQAPVMKEQRQPIEKLRKSAPSGVRTLVMRERPIGHPRETRRHHRGEYLQAKEVVQPAVPEFLADASSKQPENRLELAEWLVSENNPLVGRVTANRAWRQFFGTGIVKTSGDFGTQSELPSHPELLDYLGQRLRDQSSTGWDWSLKRLHREIVLSATYRQAVGPAPATDPENRLLSSFPYRRYDAERIRDAFLSASGLIANQIGGPSVRPPQPDAVTQIAYGKPAWPVSSGSDRYRRSLYTFSKRTAPFAAYATFDGPSGEICLAKRDRSTTPLQALTLLNDGMYIEIADALAKQAIRDCGGTEASPDQIITRLFRRVLSRYPSDDELDSILAFYDSQTDHESPWMLVARALMNLDEAITTP; encoded by the coding sequence ATGATTCTTTCGCTCCGTCGACTGCGAACGAGCCTGCCGACCTGGATCGGCATTGGGCTCGTTTGTCTGCCGAACCCAACCAGCTCGGCGAATGACGCCCCGGTCAATTTTAATCGAGAAGTACGACCGATCTTGGCCAAGCATTGTTACGCCTGCCATGGTCCCGATGAAGAAACGCGAGCCGCCGATTTGCGACTCGATACAGAATCTGGATCACGAGCCGATCTCGGCGGCTATCGCGCGATCGAACCGGGTGACCCCGAGGAAAGTGAGTTGGTGTTGCGAATCACCAGCGACGACGATGATCTGCGCATGCCACCGGCGGACAGTCATCGACCTTTAAAGGCATCGGAGATCGAAACGATTCGACGCTGGATTGCCGACGGAGGTAAGTACGAACGTCATTGGGCGTTCGTGCCGCCGACGTTGCCAAAGGTCCCGCGCCCTCGAAAGTCATCCGTCGAACGGTCAGCCAGCTGGTGCCGAAGCCCCATTGATCGCTTCGTGATCGCTCGACTTGAACAAGCCGGCTTAAGTCCCAATCGAGAAGCCGACCGTGTCAGTCTGGTTCGTCGTCTTTACTTGGACTTGCTTGGCATCGTCCCGCCGATCGATGTCGTCGATGGGTTCTTGGCCGACAAACGGCCCGATGCTTACGAACGGTTGGTCGATCAGCTTCTGGCATCACCGCGCTACGGGGAACGTTTCGGGCGATCCTGGTTGGACCTTGCCCGCTACAGCGACACCAACGGGTATGAAAAGGATCGCCCGCGAACAATTTGGCCCTATCGCGATTGGGTGATCCAGGCGATGAACCAAGACATGCCTTACGATCAATTTTCGATCGAGCAGCTTGCCGGCGATATGCTTGATGACGCAACCTTGCAGCAAAAGATCGCGACTGGGTTTCATCGCAACACCATGTTGAACGAAGAAGGCGGCATTGATCCGTTGGAGTATCGTTTCTATGCGATGGTCGATCGCGTCGCGACGACGGGGACGGTTTGGATGGGGCTGACGACCGGCTGCGCCCAATGTCATACCCACAAGTTCGATCCGATCACGCACACCGATTATTTCGGTTTGATGGCGTTGATGAACAACGCGGACGAACCGGAAATGAATGCCGATCCCGCATCGGTCGTTGCCAAGCGACAAGCGATCGAGCACCAAGCCGATGCGCTCGAACGTGAAACCGTTCAGCAACTATTGTTCGCCGACGATAAAGACCCCACTGCGTCAGAGCAATTCGACCATTGGTGCCAACAGCGGATCGATGAATTATCGGCATGGGAAACACTGGTTCCCGGCGAGATGAAGTCGACGATGCCGATGCTGGAATTGCTTGATGACGGATCGATCTTGGCATCCGGTGATGCGACCAAGCGAGACGTTTATACGTTGACGATGCCGCCGACCGATGGGAAACCGATTACGGCGATTCGATTGGAAGCCCTTACCCACGCATCGCTGCCGGCCCGGGGCCCTGGGCTGGCTTTCTACGAAGGCCGGCGCGGCGATTTCTTCCTGAGTGAATTGAAGGTATTCGCTGGCGAGCAGTCAATCGAACTCGCCGTAGGAACAACATCGATCCCCAATTCAAAACCGGGTAACGGAAAAACCTACCCTGGCAACGTGCTTGACGACGACGGATCGACCGGTTGGTCGATTCCCGGCGGGAGCGGTCAAACACATCGATTGGTGATTCCGCTCGCCCAACCGATGACGTTTGAAAACCCTTGGACGATCGAGCTATTGTTTGAGCGTCACTACGTCGCCGGTCTCGGGCGCTTCCGAGTCTCGGTGACCTCCGACGAACAGCCGCAAGCTTCGGTGTTGCCGGTCGAAGTTCAGCAACAAGCACGCCTCGCCTCGGAATCATCCGAGCAGCTTTCGAAATGGCCGACAGATGTGCTTCAAACGCTGGCGATCGAGTTCTTGCGACAAGCACCGGTGATGAAGGAGCAACGTCAACCGATCGAAAAACTGCGTAAGTCTGCACCGTCCGGTGTGCGAACACTCGTTATGCGAGAGCGGCCGATCGGGCACCCACGAGAAACCCGACGGCACCATCGTGGTGAATATTTGCAAGCCAAAGAAGTCGTGCAGCCGGCCGTACCAGAATTTTTAGCGGACGCATCGTCAAAGCAACCGGAGAACCGATTAGAACTCGCCGAGTGGTTGGTTAGTGAAAACAATCCTTTGGTCGGTCGCGTGACGGCAAACCGGGCATGGCGTCAATTCTTCGGCACCGGGATTGTCAAAACGTCCGGTGACTTTGGCACCCAAAGCGAGCTTCCGTCACACCCGGAGTTGCTTGACTACCTCGGTCAACGGCTTCGTGATCAAAGTTCGACCGGTTGGGATTGGTCTTTGAAGCGGCTGCACCGCGAGATCGTCCTTTCGGCAACTTACCGCCAGGCCGTCGGACCGGCACCGGCGACGGATCCGGAAAACCGATTGTTGTCGAGTTTTCCGTATCGCCGGTACGACGCCGAACGAATTCGCGATGCGTTTTTGTCCGCATCGGGCTTGATCGCGAATCAAATTGGCGGCCCCAGCGTCCGCCCGCCGCAACCGGATGCGGTGACACAGATCGCTTATGGCAAGCCCGCTTGGCCGGTATCGTCCGGCAGCGATCGGTATCGCCGTTCCTTGTACACGTTCAGTAAACGTACTGCCCCCTTTGCCGCCTACGCGACCTTTGACGGTCCATCGGGTGAGATTTGCCTTGCCAAACGCGATCGAAGTACGACGCCGCTTCAAGCGCTGACACTGCTCAATGACGGCATGTATATCGAGATCGCTGATGCGTTGGCCAAGCAAGCCATCCGTGACTGCGGCGGAACAGAAGCGTCGCCCGATCAAATCATCACGCGTTTGTTTCGCCGCGTGTTGTCACGTTACCCAAGCGACGACGAGCTCGATTCGATCCTCGCGTTTTATGACTCACAAACCGACCACGAAAGTCCATGGATGTTGGTCGCTCGCGCATTGATGAACTTAGACGAGGCTATCACGACGCCATGA
- a CDS encoding lysylphosphatidylglycerol synthase domain-containing protein: MVKKRIRKYAGPVLAALLFLLALRLLVNEARQITWEEFKRGFTGVPLSQILIAAFLVALNYIMLTAYDILALRYVARSLPLRRVLLVSISGFSLGNNLGTLLAGAPIRFRFYSQWGLSPGQIVALISVVGLTFWSGWWFLGGMVLIWVPLQLPKDVALPFGTQTFGWILLSLALGYSLVCFLWRKPWPIGELHLRPPRPGLMFVQASVAATDLLISATALYLVLPGDSVVPFAQVLAAFLVAIGVAMMTQVPGGLGILEVILLALLKGSVGDSVLASVLIFRILYYWLPLLAGMTCLVGHEIHSGAQAAKLAANVTDIQLGDEVEPAGELDASEENAVSKSTDEPNRPPPQ; the protein is encoded by the coding sequence TTGGTCAAAAAAAGAATCCGAAAGTATGCCGGGCCGGTCTTAGCAGCGTTGTTGTTCCTGCTGGCGTTGCGTTTGTTGGTCAACGAAGCGCGACAGATCACCTGGGAAGAATTCAAACGCGGGTTCACCGGCGTCCCACTTAGCCAAATCTTGATCGCAGCCTTCTTGGTTGCGCTCAACTACATCATGCTGACGGCGTACGACATCTTGGCGCTGCGCTATGTCGCACGAAGTCTGCCGCTGCGGCGAGTCTTGCTGGTTTCGATCTCCGGATTCTCATTGGGCAACAACCTGGGGACCTTGCTCGCCGGGGCGCCGATCCGTTTCCGGTTTTATTCTCAGTGGGGGCTGTCTCCTGGTCAAATCGTCGCCTTGATCTCCGTTGTCGGCTTGACGTTTTGGAGCGGGTGGTGGTTCCTTGGGGGGATGGTTCTGATCTGGGTGCCGCTGCAGCTCCCCAAAGACGTCGCGTTACCGTTCGGAACTCAAACGTTTGGTTGGATTTTGCTTTCGTTGGCGCTGGGGTATTCCCTGGTGTGTTTCCTTTGGCGAAAGCCCTGGCCGATTGGGGAATTGCATCTCCGTCCCCCACGTCCAGGTTTGATGTTTGTCCAGGCGTCCGTCGCGGCGACCGACCTGCTGATTTCGGCGACGGCGTTGTACTTGGTTTTGCCGGGGGATTCGGTCGTGCCGTTCGCCCAGGTTCTGGCGGCCTTCTTGGTCGCAATTGGTGTCGCGATGATGACTCAAGTCCCCGGCGGGCTGGGGATATTGGAAGTGATCTTGTTGGCGCTACTCAAAGGTTCGGTCGGAGATTCCGTGCTCGCTTCGGTGCTGATCTTTCGAATCTTGTATTACTGGCTGCCATTGCTGGCGGGAATGACCTGCCTGGTTGGTCATGAGATTCATAGCGGAGCTCAAGCGGCAAAACTGGCTGCGAACGTCACCGATATCCAGCTCGGTGACGAAGTTGAGCCTGCTGGCGAACTTGATGCGTCGGAAGAAAACGCTGTGTCCAAATCAACGGACGAGCCAAATAGGCCTCCCCCGCAGTGA
- the lpdA gene encoding dihydrolipoyl dehydrogenase: MKTVRHELVVLGGGPAGYVAAIRAAQLGFDVACVDENDRFGGTCLRVGCIPSKALLESSHLYDEAKNHFADHGLKVSGLELDLDKMMQRKAKIVDTLTGGIGMLFKSNKVTPYNGRGKLRDLNTVIVSGKEDVAIEADRILIAVGSVPAGLRGVEEDGDRIGNSTTALSFPEVPERLVVIGGGYIGMELGSVWNRLGSETIVLEAADRIFPGIDADIAKLADRQFKKQGIKIHTKTFVKSATVKGDKCIVEIQDGDPIECDRVLLATGRRPATDEIGLESIGLETDRYGFIAVNENFETSAENVFATGDCIGGAMLAHKAMEEAIVCIERMAGMPTHVNYDVIPAIVYTHPEIASVGKSEDQLKEAGIAYKKGIGFYGANGRAQTLGESDGRVKVLADKETDRVLGIHIIGARAGDLIAEAAAAMEFGASSEDIARTCHAHPTLAESLHEAALAVDKRAIHTA; the protein is encoded by the coding sequence ATGAAAACGGTCCGACATGAACTGGTTGTCCTTGGAGGTGGTCCCGCAGGATATGTCGCTGCGATCCGAGCCGCTCAACTGGGCTTTGATGTCGCATGCGTAGACGAGAACGATCGGTTCGGCGGAACCTGCTTGCGTGTCGGATGTATCCCTAGCAAGGCGTTGCTCGAATCCAGCCATTTGTACGACGAAGCAAAAAACCACTTCGCCGATCATGGCCTGAAAGTTTCCGGATTGGAGCTTGATCTCGACAAAATGATGCAGCGAAAAGCCAAGATCGTCGACACTCTGACCGGCGGCATCGGCATGCTTTTCAAATCCAACAAGGTCACGCCTTACAACGGACGTGGCAAACTGCGTGACCTCAATACGGTGATCGTCAGCGGCAAAGAAGATGTCGCGATCGAAGCAGATCGAATCCTGATCGCGGTCGGAAGTGTCCCCGCCGGTTTGCGCGGGGTCGAAGAAGACGGCGATCGCATCGGAAATAGCACGACCGCGTTGAGCTTCCCCGAGGTCCCCGAACGTCTGGTCGTCATCGGCGGTGGTTACATCGGAATGGAACTCGGAAGCGTTTGGAACCGGTTGGGGAGCGAAACCATTGTGCTCGAAGCGGCCGATCGGATTTTCCCCGGCATCGATGCCGACATTGCCAAACTCGCCGATCGCCAGTTCAAGAAACAAGGGATCAAAATTCATACCAAAACATTCGTCAAGTCTGCGACCGTCAAAGGCGACAAGTGCATCGTCGAAATTCAAGACGGCGACCCGATCGAATGTGATCGCGTCTTGCTCGCAACCGGACGTCGACCGGCGACAGACGAAATCGGTCTTGAGTCGATTGGTCTCGAGACCGATCGTTATGGCTTCATCGCCGTGAATGAGAATTTTGAAACGTCCGCCGAAAATGTCTTTGCGACCGGTGACTGCATCGGCGGAGCCATGTTGGCTCACAAAGCGATGGAAGAAGCGATCGTCTGTATCGAACGCATGGCGGGAATGCCAACGCACGTGAACTACGATGTCATCCCGGCAATCGTTTACACCCACCCAGAGATCGCCAGTGTTGGTAAATCCGAAGACCAACTTAAAGAAGCCGGCATCGCCTACAAGAAGGGCATCGGGTTTTATGGGGCCAACGGCCGTGCCCAGACGCTGGGCGAATCCGACGGACGCGTCAAAGTCTTGGCGGACAAAGAGACCGATCGCGTGTTGGGCATCCATATCATCGGCGCCCGCGCCGGAGACTTGATCGCCGAAGCCGCCGCGGCAATGGAATTTGGTGCCAGCAGTGAAGACATCGCGCGTACTTGTCACGCACACCCGACGCTCGCCGAATCGCTTCACGAAGCCGCCCTGGCCGTCGACAAACGCGCCATCCACACCGCTTAG
- a CDS encoding prenyltransferase/squalene oxidase repeat-containing protein yields MTGKIAASDSDDRWREDPSSRFKQVTQPQPAPQPSPPASSAPPPLQLAPPNARVIGTSDQTQRSDPAPAVVPPQSQTTLPETLADHTIEGNERRWQDIVSSARTSSWLLSLAIHLGLLILLALLTFRLGGNDTGIAIEGSRSTSASDARLESVSVTPDLATDNDQQLDTQVEVNVMQPEKDLATIQTDSVLPKNPLELSEHGLLEGGGGPQVSQMMMYMGGGGMSARTPEGRIKYGEQFGATSESEAAVEQALRWLQTHQQSDGSWSFNLDLAPCGGRCRHGKPASESTPTPKTAATGLALLAFLGAGYTADVGPYQDTVRKGIYYLKSVALETQVGFDWQQGGSMYGHGIATLAMSEAMAMMKINGQVDSDLFHHVQQAANFTTHAQHPNGSWGYTPGRPGDITITGWQVLSLVTAKKAGVQTRSDTFPRAKRFVMSVRDEPRYQFGYNSPKPEKTTTAIGLTLLLYLGQQPGLSFFDRELDRIAERGPTLTNVYHDYYATMALHHIRHRDWEAWNTQLRDHLVRTQSKTGHEAGSWHFSDKWGNVGGRLYTTAMCALILEVYYRYLPLYEAPEEFPL; encoded by the coding sequence GTGACCGGAAAAATCGCTGCATCCGATTCAGACGACCGATGGCGCGAGGATCCCTCATCGCGTTTCAAGCAAGTCACGCAGCCGCAGCCTGCGCCGCAGCCCAGCCCACCGGCAAGCTCTGCCCCGCCACCGTTGCAACTCGCGCCGCCGAACGCACGGGTAATCGGGACATCGGATCAAACGCAGCGATCGGACCCCGCCCCCGCAGTGGTGCCGCCTCAATCACAGACGACGCTTCCTGAAACGCTTGCCGATCACACGATCGAAGGTAACGAGCGTCGCTGGCAAGACATCGTCAGCTCTGCTCGGACGTCATCGTGGCTACTCAGTCTCGCGATCCACCTCGGCCTACTGATCCTGTTGGCTTTGCTGACGTTTCGACTTGGCGGAAACGACACTGGCATCGCAATCGAAGGCTCACGCTCGACCAGTGCAAGTGACGCAAGACTTGAATCGGTCTCGGTCACGCCGGATTTAGCGACCGACAATGACCAGCAGCTCGACACGCAAGTCGAGGTCAATGTGATGCAACCGGAGAAGGATCTGGCAACGATCCAAACCGATTCGGTCCTGCCCAAGAACCCACTGGAGCTTTCCGAGCACGGACTACTTGAAGGCGGAGGTGGTCCTCAAGTCAGCCAAATGATGATGTACATGGGAGGCGGCGGCATGTCGGCGCGGACTCCCGAGGGAAGGATTAAATACGGAGAACAGTTCGGTGCGACATCGGAAAGCGAAGCCGCGGTGGAGCAGGCGTTGCGCTGGTTGCAGACGCACCAACAGTCGGACGGTTCGTGGTCATTCAATTTGGATTTAGCACCTTGCGGCGGCCGCTGCCGTCACGGCAAACCCGCGTCCGAGTCAACGCCGACCCCGAAAACGGCTGCCACCGGCTTAGCTTTGTTGGCCTTCCTTGGCGCCGGCTACACGGCAGACGTCGGACCCTACCAAGACACCGTTCGCAAGGGAATCTATTATCTAAAGTCGGTGGCGTTGGAGACCCAGGTCGGATTCGATTGGCAACAGGGCGGTAGTATGTATGGCCATGGTATCGCTACGTTGGCGATGTCCGAAGCCATGGCGATGATGAAGATCAATGGGCAAGTCGACAGCGACTTGTTTCATCACGTCCAACAAGCGGCCAACTTTACCACTCATGCCCAGCATCCCAACGGATCGTGGGGATACACCCCTGGGCGGCCCGGAGACATCACCATCACAGGTTGGCAAGTTCTGTCGTTGGTGACCGCAAAGAAGGCAGGCGTACAAACCCGTAGCGATACGTTTCCGCGTGCGAAACGGTTTGTGATGAGCGTGCGTGACGAACCACGATACCAGTTCGGATACAACAGCCCCAAGCCGGAAAAGACCACGACGGCAATCGGTCTGACGCTGTTGCTGTACCTTGGGCAACAACCTGGCTTGTCGTTCTTTGATCGCGAACTCGACCGAATCGCCGAACGAGGACCAACGCTGACGAACGTTTACCATGATTATTATGCAACGATGGCGCTTCACCATATACGCCATCGCGACTGGGAAGCCTGGAACACGCAGTTGCGAGATCATCTGGTTCGAACGCAGTCGAAAACGGGACATGAAGCCGGCAGTTGGCACTTCAGTGACAAGTGGGGCAACGTCGGTGGGCGGCTCTACACGACCGCCATGTGCGCGTTGATTCTTGAGGTTTACTATCGCTACCTACCACTTTACGAAGCCCCGGAAGAGTTCCCGTTGTAG
- a CDS encoding tetratricopeptide repeat protein, which translates to MPVLLEGTAVVIRNDALDRCLDGGAADFHTIAPNSMSFGDGELSQASFMSPRDAEIFFEKLVLMGLRGEGDSPEVVLVDAHHQSVTPECEWLQLMEYKGNLIASLVGNDSNVVVAPESWDPEQGPTLQHMSADEVRDRLEFVRREDKVDVYRDRETGELLYSARINDTPEEMYQVAAKAVLENMRMPGGPPLKRPAQKQVREAIGALQQLLSRHEESWRIWFLLGKAWHSVQRLSRSVQAYEHADEVSDEPQTVILKEWAGVLLEMGKTGDAVEIGERAVAVRPNDVELLGNLAVAYLLDERVQSAVKTIRHAIAIQPDDQTNKFLAKRIDAVSTGESRIPRSIAELEGRSRLGDPARFRNQGNVDERRGSKSSWLKRWVDFWLGRQNK; encoded by the coding sequence ATGCCGGTGTTGCTCGAAGGCACCGCCGTGGTGATTCGCAACGATGCGCTCGACCGCTGTTTAGACGGTGGGGCCGCAGACTTTCACACGATCGCCCCCAATTCGATGTCGTTCGGCGATGGCGAGCTTTCCCAGGCCAGTTTTATGTCGCCGCGTGACGCGGAGATCTTCTTCGAAAAGCTGGTGCTGATGGGACTTCGAGGCGAAGGCGATTCGCCGGAGGTGGTTCTCGTCGACGCCCACCACCAATCGGTGACCCCGGAATGCGAATGGTTGCAGCTGATGGAATACAAAGGCAACCTGATTGCCAGCTTGGTTGGCAATGATTCCAACGTTGTCGTGGCCCCGGAAAGCTGGGATCCCGAACAGGGGCCGACGCTTCAGCACATGTCCGCCGACGAAGTCCGTGATCGCTTAGAGTTCGTCCGCCGTGAAGACAAAGTCGACGTTTACCGCGACCGAGAAACCGGCGAACTGCTTTATAGCGCTCGTATCAACGACACGCCCGAAGAAATGTATCAAGTCGCGGCAAAGGCGGTGCTGGAAAACATGCGGATGCCCGGCGGCCCACCGCTGAAACGCCCGGCCCAAAAACAAGTCCGCGAAGCGATCGGTGCGTTGCAACAGTTGCTCAGCCGACACGAAGAATCTTGGCGGATCTGGTTCCTACTGGGGAAAGCCTGGCACTCCGTGCAGCGTTTGTCACGTTCCGTGCAAGCTTACGAACATGCCGACGAAGTTTCAGATGAACCACAAACGGTCATCCTCAAAGAGTGGGCCGGTGTGTTGCTGGAGATGGGCAAGACCGGCGACGCAGTCGAAATCGGGGAACGCGCCGTCGCGGTTCGTCCAAACGACGTTGAATTGCTAGGCAACCTTGCCGTCGCGTATCTGCTAGACGAACGTGTGCAATCGGCCGTGAAAACGATCCGTCACGCGATTGCGATTCAGCCCGATGATCAAACCAACAAATTTCTCGCCAAACGAATCGATGCCGTTAGCACAGGCGAATCGCGAATTCCGCGTTCGATCGCCGAACTCGAAGGCCGCTCAAGACTTGGTGACCCGGCGCGATTTCGGAATCAAGGAAACGTGGACGAGCGGCGTGGCTCGAAGTCCTCGTGGCTTAAACGCTGGGTCGATTTTTGGTTAGGACGTCAGAACAAGTAA